The Oncorhynchus mykiss isolate Arlee chromosome 27, USDA_OmykA_1.1, whole genome shotgun sequence sequence agatgtgtctgttacttgaactctgaaacatttatttgggctgcaatttctgaggctgatcaTTGatcaaatggtggctactttgaagaatctcaaatataaaatatatatatatatttttggttattggttaacacttttttggttattacatgattccatatgtgttatttcatagttgaagtcttcactattattctgcaatacagaaaatagtaaaaatgaagataaccctggaatgagtaggtgtgtccaaacttttgactggtactgtacatggttTATACAACTACAACGTACTGTAGGCTACTAGTTTCTAGAAGCACCAACAACAACCTACCTCTCAGTGGGGAGCTCAATGACTGTGTGGAACTTGCCCATCAGTGCCCCGGGTCCCTCCCCCACCTCGATGTACTCGCTGTGGGACAGAATTGGAGTAGTAACAGGGGAGCCCAGCTGGGCCTGGGTACGGGCCTGGGCTTCCTCCAGAGACAGGAGCTTAGTGGAGGGAGAGCACACCAGCAGAGACTTGGGCCTGGATAGGGTACTGGTACCTGGAAGCAAAGGGAGCAATGTTTTTGAACTTCCCATAATGTCCTCACAACTTCCCTATAATGACTGCCTAAGCCAGGGTAATGCTGTACCTGTGCTCTCCCGGATGAGGGCGTTGAGTTTGGGGCTGAAGAGTGCCTCTGTGTTGTTCAGTATGAACTCCACCACCACTGACTGGATACGCACCTCCATGAAGGCTGCTGTTCCACTAAAACAGGCCGACTCAATCTGCTTGGATCTGAAACACAGTTATATCCTATTCAACTTCATGGCCAGTCGTAACCAGTTACAAAACAGTGTATATTCGCAGTAAATACTAATGACAGTGTTGGTTGTTGGAATGTTACAATATACCTAAGCAGGTTGGGAGCCCAGACGATGGCCAGGTTCTTGGTGTGCATGTTGGTAATAGGGCTGAAGGTGGCTAGTTGGGACAAATGTCTCATGAGGAATTCCAGAGTCCTACAACACAGACCAGAGACTATTACAGATCAGGTAGAACACAGACATGTGGAATACACCCTTCTTTACTGTCAGCTTACAATACCAAGTCTTTGACTGGTCAATGCTCTCTGTTAGCCAACAGATGGCGCTTTAACACCTACAGTTTAGTGGTGACTTTATATACCGTTGTAGTGAATACAGAACATGCAGTATTGCAGAAGCCATTTGGGTTTGCTGTGAGTTCTCCAACTGACCTGTAGTGAGGAGGAGGAAGCTGCTGGATGACGTTGTGGATCTTCACCAGCCTCTCCTCATCAGTAGCTGCAGACACAGCCTCctgtggagggagggaacacCAGAGGTCCACACAGAGAGAGCCTCATAACTAGGCCAGCAGGAGCATTCTGTCCTTAACTGTTGTTTCCCCCGTTTACGGTAATCTTCAATAAACCCCACTGTGCTAAAAGGATTTTTTCTGATTAAGAATTCTACCCCTTATGTATTAGTACAGTATGTCCCTTGGTTTATTACAAGATGACTATATTATTAAGAATATCTCCTCCACTATTTTTTCTCCAATcagccccccatctctcccctaaGTACCAGTCCCAATCCAGTATTCTGCTACTTACTGAGAATCTCTCATAGAGCTGATAGGTGAGCAGAGGGTTGGGCAGCTCTCTGAAGTACAGTTTACACAGAGACCCTACAGAGTGGATATCCTGCTTGAAGACATCTCTACTGAGGTCTGGTATCTGCTCCGAGTCAAACTCATGTCTGGGGAAACAGAGAAGACACTGGTTAACGCTCAACATCAGACCATCACGTATGGTCAACACGCTAAAAGTCTGTAAGCAGTACTGACATGATGATTGAATCTCAATCTTTTTCAAAGACGTTGTAAATTATGTAATGCTACGTGAAGCAAGGGTTTACCTCAGTTTCTGGATGTTGGAGGAGATCCCAGAGAGTCTGTACATCCCATCCACGACACCATGTCTCTCAATGAACTCAGTACAGCATTTGATCACCTGGGGGACTGGAGAAAGGACCATCAACACAGTAACATCCAAAAGATTTGAACGACAAAGACTGAGAAGACTACCATTCTCTATACCGTGCTAACTATAGAGAGATAAGGCTGCTGGGAGACTGACCATCGTGTCCTGAGTTGAGGAGGTGCTCCCCCAGGTCACAGCCAAACACCCTCTCCCTGAGGATCCCACGCTGCCTCAGCCTCTGGGGAGGTGGACGGGACTTCATGAAGCTCCTCAGGAATGTCACCAGCTTTCCGTGCTTCTTACAAACTGATGGACAAAATCGGAATTAATCTAATGTAGTTTTGGGTTGTAAATAAAACAATAACTGTTCATTTGAATCCCAGTGGATAACACTTGAAAGTATGAATAAAAACACTTAAGCCCAAAGTGGTCCTCTCTTCAGAGTCAACCCATAtaacacttacacacacataccgtgcattcggaaagtattcagaccccttcactttttccacattttgttatgttacagcccttttctaaaatggattacattgtttccccccccctcaatctacacacaaaaccccataatgacaaagcaaaaaaagatttagacacacctcctcattcaaggatttctctttatttatactattttctacattgtagaataatagtgaagacattaaaactatgaaataacacatatgagtTCAATctggttccatcagaccagagaatcttgtttctcatggtcagagtctttaggtgccttttggcaaactccaagctggctgttaCTCCTTTTACTGAGGTGTAGCTTCCgtatggccactctaccataaaggtctgattggaggagtgctgcagagatgggataaccttccagaaggacaaccatctccacagaggaactctggagctctgtcattgtgaccatcgggttcttggtcacctccctgaccaaggcccttctctcccgattgctcagtttggccgtacggccagctctaggaagtcttggtggttctaaacttcttccatttaagaattatggagatCACTTTGTTCTCGGGGCCttgaatgctgcagacattttttggtacccttccccagatctgtgccttgacacaatcctgtctcggagctctacggaaaattccttcgacctcatggcttggtttctgctctgacatgcactgtcaactgtgagaacttatctagacaggtgtgtgactttccaaatcatgtccaatcaattgattttaccacagttggactccaatccagttgtagaaacatcaaggatgatcaatggatacaggacgcacctgagtctcatagcaaaaggtctgaatacttatgtaaataaggtatcattaaaaaaatatatacataaaatatatatatatatgttttcactttgtcattatggggtattgtgtgtaggttgatgaggaaaacatttaatttaatccattttagaataagactaatgtaacaaaatgtgtaaaaagtggtCTGAAGGTCTGAACacttcccaaatgcactgtatacacacacacacgcacaagcacacaagcacacacgccTCATTGATTCAGGCACGCTTTAAGAGTCACCTCCAGTCAGTTATACATGCATCATGGAGAAGAGGGAGAACAACGTATTGTTGCTGTAAAACAGGCCACAGTACCTGGTTTTGGCACAGAGCTGGACACACAGGGGGGAACCCTGTCACTGATCAGCTCCACACAGTCACAGGGGAAGAAGCCAACctgcacagagagaaacagaaggaggaATCGTAACTCTCCCGCGCTGTTTATGCACCAGATACGATCTAAGGAAGAGTAAGTGATAGTAACCTCCATGTACAGTAGGGTGTGGGATGCAGAAAATGGGTCACTATTATGAAGTGAAAGACAAAGCTGTTTGAGTCAGACTTATTTGAGGGGTTTTACCTGAAAACCATGCTTCCCTCTCCACCAACCAGTGTCCTCTTTAGGAGGCATGTCAATAACTGACACAATGTCCCCTACCTAGAACAGGGACGACACAgaaaagacaacagagagtatagTAGTTTGAGTGGGTTTAAAAACATAAACAACCACGGCAGAACGTGTACAAATACCCTAGTGAATGTATCCCCATATCTTCCCACTGTTCCCTAAACCTCTCCCCTTTCCTGTCCTATCACAAGATGCCCAGACGGGTCACCTCAAAGGTCAACTCGTCTGTGGCCTGGGCAATGTAGCGTTTGATGACGTGGGCCGCGGCGATGGCAGGAACATTGATGGAGGACTCCTCAGCTACCAGCATGTGGTTGCCCTTGTTATCAATCTGAGAGACAAAAACACAGGCTGATGGAGTACAAAATGACATAACGGAGTTTAGCAAAGACAGCAAATTGATATATTACTATCTATGGAAAATGTCATTCTGCAAGAAGTCTAATTGAATAAAGAGAAACATGAGTAGCTCACCTCCATCCATGTCAGCACTGGACCACAGTTGATCTTGTTGTCAGCGATGGCTGAGAGACGGGACAGGTAGGCTGCCAACATCTTGGTTATTTCCTGAGGAGAATAGAGCCGGCGGGAATGAGTTAGGTTGAATGCAAAGCCAGGGGAGATACCTGATGTAATGTAACTATGACTGTGGAAGTGTCCCTAATGGCACTCGATTCCCTAATTAGTCCACTAGTTTCCTGTGCActgttcaaaagtagtacactatttaGGGAATGGGGTGTAATTTGGGATACAACCGGTCTCATTCACAGCAGATAGTATAATATTGCCAGTAGTAAGATTAAGTCCTGTTGACTGACCTCTACCTCTACTGTGTCCTTCAGAGAGTCAATGCGGGGCAGCTCAGTGAGTTTAGAAAAGCGTCTGTCATAGATACAAAGGTGGAGGTGTTTGTCCAGCACACGGAAGTCTTCATAGGAGCGCTTCACCAGCCAGCTCAGACTCTgagacacaaacagagacagTGAGCCTGAAATGGGTGAAGTAATTTAGGATAAAGCTACTGTACAAAATGGATTATCCCAGCctgtctcaaacctctcctcctGGACCCGTAGCCATTCCATGTTTTTGATCTAGTACAGCGCTAGCAAACCTtgttcaactaatcatcaagccctcgactacttgaatcaggtgtgctagttcaTGGCTACAACTAAATTGTGAAACGTCTGGGGGTCccaaggagagggttgagaagcACTGGATTATCCTACCCCCTTAGATATGAGTATCATGCTTCAGATAAAATGTTCTATGGGTCAGAAACTAGGGCCTAGCCCTCAAGCTCCATTATACCTGGCAGCAGATCTGAACCACGAAGAGTGGCTCCTTGGAGTCCAGACCAGCCTTCTTCCCCTCAGTCTGCTCCTCTGCAAAGGACAGCTGCAGGGGAATGGGTACAGAGAGATTTACATAGTGAGGGACACCACACTCTAAATAATGCAGGAGTTTAATACAGCaacctctgtttctgtttctgaacTAGTGTGAAAGTAAAACACACACCAAATTCATGTTCGGTCACTTAGCTCACTCTCCAAACTCTATCAGTAATGGACAGTAGAGCCAACTGGGTAACACTATCATGGTTAGAAATTGGTTAGTTTGTCATGACCAGAAACAtctcaaatctaattgtattatCTACATAATATATCAAAAAGAAGAAGCCCCTTTAAAAAATGTGTTGAGGTCCTTTGGACTTGAGAGCTGCTGACTTCATGTACAATAAGAAAAAACtcttaacttcactagggtaggggacagcattcggaattttggatgaaaagcatgcccaaattaaactgcctgctactcaggcccaggatctaggatatgcatataattagtagatttggatagataacactctaaaactgttaaaataatgtctgtgagtataacagaactgatatggcaggggAAAACCtaaggaaaatccaaccaggaagtactattattttgaaaggctgtttttccattgaaagcttatccaccatacaaagacttaggacccagttcacaaGATCTATGGCTTCCTCTACATgtgaccagtctttaggcattgtttcaggcttttactctgaaaaatgagggagatacagcactttcaatgagaggccagtggaaatttccagcAATTTGTCCTGCGCGTGACCGGGACCGTGCCTTTCATGTTTTTCCTTttctattgacgaagcttttgtccggttgaaatattactgaatatttatgacaaaaacaacctgatGATTGATTtaaaacatcgtttgacatgttgatactaacttttattgtacttttttgacttttcgtcttgatgttgtgtgacgaccctcccactctgtctgccgtattctgtctttgttcttgtttctttattaggatgccggtgggcggagttgggagggtcgtcagcttcatgggaaacacctgggccaggtgtctcccaggataaatagacctcttccacattcatggaagagactctccatgcagacacctttgtagagtgcgttgtggttcttggtggtggtgtttgtttgtttgtttgtttgtttgtttgtttgtttgtttgttttggcacctttcaacaccctgcattatcacattcatgcatgcaaaacactcacttacactactgattacacatatcattgtatattttccttagttactttagttaataaatatgtattttgttactccttatctccacgttgtctccctttgttacgggctttgagccggttcgtgacaagtgggggctcatccgggataTTTGAACTATTGGTTTGGGAGACCGTGGAGGTACGTGTTTGGTTTGCATATTGTGTTTGAGTGTGATAGGCCCAGTATTGGTTGCCTTTTGTGTgctgtgttggagagagagataatggttAGTTTCTAGGCCCTGCCTAGCCTGGAAACGTTTGTTCTACTTTCTGTTGGGACGTCAGTCTGAGGTGAGTAATCGGCTGTGTACCTCGGTGGGAGATTTGGGTAGGGTAGTGGAATTTGCTACCTGGCGCCATAGCCTTTTTCCCCTGACAGGCTTAGCGACATGTTTCATTTTTTGGAAAATGTTGGGCATGGTTAatatttgttgtttttgtgtggtgtctgtggactgagcagttgtctcgGGGGCACATCCGTGGCTTGGTGGAATTTGCCAGCATGCTGGGGAGTTCTATTTCCTTGCCAGCGGGCTACAGTGCGTAAATACCCACCGCAAATCTGcacgaagactagggttgagaTGCGGAGCTTCACCAAAACCTACAATAACTCATCTCTCTTCTGTGGTGCTCAGGGTGATTGTCATTTCTCTGGTTGTGGTCTGATGTGCTCAGCAGAGGGGTTGTGCAAGATTATTTACTTATGACAATGGTGTCTCATGTAGACATGTTCATTCGCTTTCCATCAGAGGAACTGTTAGAATTATgtactaaagaa is a genomic window containing:
- the arhgap32a gene encoding rho GTPase-activating protein 32 isoform X3 → MMEASCGVAAVIGNAGSGHQGEPGSGDVLEGAMCITPDKEETQPDPHKSTTPTEKSPIESTTDMVQSDEVTELPVEPEPTLRSCVSTASMKVKNMKKLTFPRGHFPRLAECAHFHYETVDFGTVQLSFAEEQTEGKKAGLDSKEPLFVVQICCQSLSWLVKRSYEDFRVLDKHLHLCIYDRRFSKLTELPRIDSLKDTVEVEEITKMLAAYLSRLSAIADNKINCGPVLTWMEIDNKGNHMLVAEESSINVPAIAAAHVIKRYIAQATDELTFEVGDIVSVIDMPPKEDTGWWRGKHGFQVGFFPCDCVELISDRVPPCVSSSVPKPVCKKHGKLVTFLRSFMKSRPPPQRLRQRGILRERVFGCDLGEHLLNSGHDVPQVIKCCTEFIERHGVVDGMYRLSGISSNIQKLRHEFDSEQIPDLSRDVFKQDIHSVGSLCKLYFRELPNPLLTYQLYERFSEAVSAATDEERLVKIHNVIQQLPPPHYRTLEFLMRHLSQLATFSPITNMHTKNLAIVWAPNLLRSKQIESACFSGTAAFMEVRIQSVVVEFILNNTEALFSPKLNALIRESTGTSTLSRPKSLLVCSPSTKLLSLEEAQARTQAQLGSPVTTPILSHSEYIEVGEGPGALMGKFHTVIELPTESKRAPGKVKKSPVGSWRTFFHLGKSSSMTSKRKLKRHPSEPNEIKSIALPGGRGDSGTLRSTKSEESLTSLHNVEGEPQMYRPPRPRSTSDALSTAFRDDLCDARDKGDRYHKQAKEGHNGADGPVYDPAGVSSAHQEDDLDLCLPAPGMAFLDFDPMSFQCSPLSPPTAKSAPQRKASVNWRKNVRGSSESEPISSSLKVLSNSQSPDVTPVHRKRGEKKKVAQVVSPKLRRRSSTSPPVVETDVHTVCISAPRCVSDTQGGESSSPPPLDLCEAQLVSGEESEARAPCRLPSPPSFTSTFTDSLASQNPQDPALFVLSYCSSIVCLMPPQEQIGL